In Gigantopelta aegis isolate Gae_Host chromosome 6, Gae_host_genome, whole genome shotgun sequence, the following are encoded in one genomic region:
- the LOC121374179 gene encoding uncharacterized protein LOC121374179 isoform X1, with amino-acid sequence MRRHCCYAFLCRSNILFLISINMQARGRAYRCSKCPQYVEERSKVESHFLKNHVALDRAKFYCTLCSFRCNTKAALKNHVKRYTAHVDRVKQMKPEGKEVDKILSLCLKESEDPYVIKETDVIELPVSESPNTRRKRSKNTGTTLTQLTSTEPTTVSSMQPLIQAQNVTSSLSEISKILKELLTRATRLNTAIDKNTDMMEALMKEWKCNSAKRFATGDSQAGNPKKARREEVSTAGDNKGKETKRHDVDNNKRAWRDERRPRYHTRFDYRKDGH; translated from the coding sequence cATTCTTGTGCAGAAGCAACATACTCTTCCTCATCAGCATTAACATGCAAGCGAGAGGACGTGCCTATCGGTGCAGCAAGTGCCCCCAGTATGTTGAAGAGCGCAGTAAAGTCGAAtctcactttttaaaaaaccacgTGGCATTAGATCGAGCCAAGTTTTATTGCACGCTGTGCAGTTTCAGGTGCAATACCAAGGCCGCGTTGAAGAATCATGTCAAGCGATACACAGCGCATGTAGACAGGGTGAAACAAATGAAACCTGAAGGTAAAGAGGTAGACAAAATTTTATCGCTGTGTCTTAAAGAGTCGGAAGATCCATACGTCATCAAAGAAACTGATGTCATCGAGCTACCAGTAAGTGAATCCCCCAATACCCGGAGGAAACGAAGCAAGAACACAGGAACCACTCTAACTCAACTAACATCCACAGAACCAACAACGGTGTCATCTATGCAACCACTGATACAAGCACAAAATgtaacatcatcattatcagaaatcagtaaaatattaaaagagttGCTAACACGGGCTACACGGCTGAACACTGCGAttgataaaaacacagacatGATGGAAGCATTGATGAAAGAGTGGAAATGCAATAGCGCTAAAAGATTTGCAACAGGAGACAGCCAGGCAGGGAATCCAAAGAAAGCAAGGCGAGAGGAAGTTTCAACAGCTGGAGACAACAAGGGGAAAGAGACGAAACGGCACGATGTAGACAACAACAAGAGAGCCTGGAGGGATGAACGACGACCTCGCTATCACACAAGATTCGACTACAGAAAGGATGGACACTAA
- the LOC121374179 gene encoding uncharacterized protein LOC121374179 isoform X2, which produces MQARGRAYRCSKCPQYVEERSKVESHFLKNHVALDRAKFYCTLCSFRCNTKAALKNHVKRYTAHVDRVKQMKPEGKEVDKILSLCLKESEDPYVIKETDVIELPVSESPNTRRKRSKNTGTTLTQLTSTEPTTVSSMQPLIQAQNVTSSLSEISKILKELLTRATRLNTAIDKNTDMMEALMKEWKCNSAKRFATGDSQAGNPKKARREEVSTAGDNKGKETKRHDVDNNKRAWRDERRPRYHTRFDYRKDGH; this is translated from the coding sequence ATGCAAGCGAGAGGACGTGCCTATCGGTGCAGCAAGTGCCCCCAGTATGTTGAAGAGCGCAGTAAAGTCGAAtctcactttttaaaaaaccacgTGGCATTAGATCGAGCCAAGTTTTATTGCACGCTGTGCAGTTTCAGGTGCAATACCAAGGCCGCGTTGAAGAATCATGTCAAGCGATACACAGCGCATGTAGACAGGGTGAAACAAATGAAACCTGAAGGTAAAGAGGTAGACAAAATTTTATCGCTGTGTCTTAAAGAGTCGGAAGATCCATACGTCATCAAAGAAACTGATGTCATCGAGCTACCAGTAAGTGAATCCCCCAATACCCGGAGGAAACGAAGCAAGAACACAGGAACCACTCTAACTCAACTAACATCCACAGAACCAACAACGGTGTCATCTATGCAACCACTGATACAAGCACAAAATgtaacatcatcattatcagaaatcagtaaaatattaaaagagttGCTAACACGGGCTACACGGCTGAACACTGCGAttgataaaaacacagacatGATGGAAGCATTGATGAAAGAGTGGAAATGCAATAGCGCTAAAAGATTTGCAACAGGAGACAGCCAGGCAGGGAATCCAAAGAAAGCAAGGCGAGAGGAAGTTTCAACAGCTGGAGACAACAAGGGGAAAGAGACGAAACGGCACGATGTAGACAACAACAAGAGAGCCTGGAGGGATGAACGACGACCTCGCTATCACACAAGATTCGACTACAGAAAGGATGGACACTAA